AGAGAGAACAAATGCTCAAGCagggcggcagcgccgccaACACTGCTCAGGCAAAGGAAGACCTGCCCTTCATCGGCTACACCTACTCCAGGTTCGACTACCTCACGCGGAAAAACGCACTGTAGGCTCCCGGACCTGTCTTTATCTCCATATATAAACAAGCTTCCGTCACGCAATTCTCTACGGCTGTGGATACAGCTGATTCCCAACGTATCACACTAGATCAACGTCAGGCGCCCAGCAACGATCCTTGTTTCTCTACGCTGGCAGCACATAAGATCGGGGGAACTGCGGCCACAAGTGGCCTCCCCCGCCGAATATAGGTCTGCATGTGCGATATTATGATGTTGATCTTCTGGGCGAGACGGGGGAAAAACCTTGCGCGAGCCCGGCCTTTTATacgcgcgcggccgccgccgccgccacgcCCGGGTAACGCGTCACCACCGCACAGGGCACGTCGTTCATAATACCACGGCTACATAAACATAGCTACATACAGCGCCGTCCTCCCACCTCGCACAAAGTCTAGCTCAGCTTCTGCTTgcccacgccgccgcctgccgccggcCCGTGCAGGGTCTGGTACAGCACGTAGAACCCCCACGCAATGGTCGTGATCACGCCGAAAATCAGCGTGCGGTACGGCTCGGCCACGTCCAGGAACGGGTACGGGTAGCTCTGGTCCAGGTCCGCGTGGATGATGTGCCCCAGCCAGCGGTTGTACCCGACGCCCATCGCCGTCACCAGCAGCCAGAACGGTAGCCGGCCCATCTGGAACGGCCCCTGCTGCACCAGAAAGTAGTCCAACAGCAGGCCCGCCACGGGTACCAGGTGGATGCACAGGTCCACGGGCACCGTGATCTCCGGCGAAGCACCCTCTGGCAGCCCGTGGTAGATCATGTTCACGAAGAACACGCGCAGCGGCCAGTAAACAAGCGCGACCACGGACTCC
This is a stretch of genomic DNA from Eremothecium gossypii ATCC 10895 chromosome VI, complete sequence. It encodes these proteins:
- a CDS encoding uncharacterized protein (Syntenic homolog of Saccharomyces cerevisiae YHR140W); translated protein: MSVLSLIINSASLVLTSWGVSNAVKLTLPPNLQLAGQKQFLTILGASLTIVTNVIGIGYSLLGGDGGLRYVSREVFLPAALVLESVVALVYWPLRVFFVNMIYHGLPEGASPEITVPVDLCIHLVPVAGLLLDYFLVQQGPFQMGRLPFWLLVTAMGVGYNRWLGHIIHADLDQSYPYPFLDVAEPYRTLIFGVITTIAWGFYVLYQTLHGPAAGGGVGKQKLS